A single window of Malus sylvestris chromosome 5, drMalSylv7.2, whole genome shotgun sequence DNA harbors:
- the LOC126624596 gene encoding pentatricopeptide repeat-containing protein At1g79490, mitochondrial-like, with the protein MFYRRKLCPVSISRLTKNPTVSSAFHRSSSPYPNLCANELHSYGGSFRLWSSITGFSSISHRLSVPAKPNFVESSGFSGTNLVEKPVSLGPGLIRKYCSGKKSDEWIDEIEYLDESGSVIYTGKGIRSVEPGLDDHVMVGGLKKPMLNASAIAKIVEVVKRWKWGPELETQLDKLQFVPKMTHITQALKVIKDGDGALSLFRWAKRQSWYLPSDECYVVLFDGLNQSKDFDGIQSLFDEMVQDSGSSGVLSSGAYNRVIQFLAKADKMEVAFCCFKKIQDSGFEVDTQTYNSLILLFLNKGLPYKAFEIYETMQAASCSLDGSTYELMVPNLAKSGRLDAAFKLFQEMKGRNFKPSFNVFASLVDSMGKAGRLDTSMKLYMEMQGYGFRPSAPMYVSMIESYVKAGKLDAALRLWDEMKKAGFKPNFGLYTMIVESHAKSGKLDIAMSTFIDMEKAGFLPTPSTYSCLLEMHAASGQVDSAMKLYNSMTNAGLRPGLSTYTSLLMLLANKKLVDVAAKILLEMKTMGYSVDVSASDVLMVYIKEGSVDVALRWLRFMGSSGIRTNNFIIRQLFESCMKSGLYESAKPLLETYVNSAAKVDLILYTSILAYLVRCQEEEHERHLMSILGATRHKAHAFMCGLFTGPEQRKQPVLSFVREFFQGIDYELEEGPAKYFVNVLLNYLVLMGQINRARCVWKVAYENKLFPKAIVFDQQIAWSLDVRNLSVGAALIAVVHTLHRFRKRMLYYGVIPRRIKLVTGPTLKIVVAQILNSVESPFEVSKVVLRAPGDAVMEWFKKPIVQQFLLNEIPSRSDILMHKMNTLFPSSAPELRSLAPPKILMPRKAM; encoded by the coding sequence ATGTTTTATAGGAGGAAGCTCTGCCCTGTAAGTATTTCTAGACTCACCAAAAACCCTACAGTGAGCTCTGCGTTTCATAGATCCAGTTCACCGTACCCCAATCTGTGTGCAAATGAACTCCATAGTTATGGAGGAAGTTTCAGGTTATGGAGCTCTATAACGGGTTTCAGTTCGATTTCTCATAGATTATCTGTACCGGCAAAACCCAATTTTGTGGAGAGCTCTGGTTTTTCAGGTACGAATTTGGTTGAAAAGCCGGTTTCTTTAGGCCCTGGTTTGATCAGAAAGTACTGTTCTGGGAAGAAGAGTGATGAGTGGATTGACGAGATTGAGTATTTGGATGAATCAGGGAGTGTTATTTACACGGGGAAAGGTATAAGATCGGTTGAGCCAGGGCTCGATGACCATGTGATGGTGGGCGGGTTGAAAAAGCCAATGTTGAATGCCTCTGCCATTGCGAAAATTGTTGAGGTTGTAAAGAGGTGGAAATGGGGGCCTGAATTGGAGACCCAATTGGACAAACTCCAATTTGTACCAAAGATGACTCACATTACTCAAGCGTTGAAGGTTATTAAAGATGGTGATGGGGCTTTGAGTTTGTTTCGATGGGCTAAGAGGCAGTCATGGTATTTGCCGAGTGATGAGTGTTATGTGGTGTTGTTTGATGGCCTAAACCAAAGCAAGGACTTTGATGGAATCCAGTCATTGTTTGATGAAATGGTGCAGGATTCTGGTAGTAGTGGGGTTTTGTCATCGGGTGCATATAACCGTGTCATTCAGTTCTTGGCTAAAGCAGATAAAATGGAGGTGGCATTTTGTTGCTTTAAGAAGATTCAAGATTCAGGTTTCGAAGTTGATACTCAGACATATAATTCACTTATATTGCTGTTTTTGAATAAGGGTTTACCTTATAAGGCATTTGAGATATATGAGACCATGCAAGCTGCAAGCTGCTCATTAGATGGATCAACCTATGAGTTGATGGTACCAAACTTGGCAAAGTCAGGCCGCCTTGATGCTGCATTTAAGCTCTTCCAAGAAATGAAAGGGAGGAACTTTAAACCCAGCTTTAATGTCTTTGCATCGCTTGTTGATTCAATGGGAAAAGCTGGGCGGTTGGACACGTCGATGAAGTTATACATGGAAATGCAGGGCTATGGTTTCAGGCCATCTGCTCCCATGTATGTTTCTATGATTGAGTCATATGTAAAGGCTGGGAAATTAGATGCTGCCCTTAGACTTTGGGATGAGATGAAGAAAGCGGGCTTTAAGCCTAACTTTGGGTTATACACAATGATTGTCGAGTCCCATGCAAAATCAGGGAAACTTGATATTGCAATGTCTACCTTTATCGATATGGAGAAGGCTGGATTTTTACCCACTCCTTCGACATATTCGTGTCTATTGGAAATGCATGCTGCCTCTGGACAAGTAGATTCTGCTATGAAGCTGTATAACTCAATGACCAATGCAGGTTTAAGACCAGGTCTAAGTACTTACACATCCCTTTTGATGCTTTTGGCTAATAAGAAGCTTGTGGACGTGGCTGCCAAGATTTTGCTTGAGATGAAGACGATGGGTTATTCTGTTGATGTGAGCGCTAGCGATGTTTTGATGGTGTATATCAAGGAGGGTTCTGTTGATGTAGCCTTGCGGTGGTTGCGGTTCATGGGCTCATCAGGGATTAGaacaaataattttataatcAGACAGTTGTTCGAGTCATGTATGAAGAGTGGTTTGTATGAGTCAGCAAAGCCTCTCTTAGAAACGTATGTGAATTCTGCTGCAAAAGTCGACCTCATACTTTACACATCCATTCTAGCCTATCTCGTAAGATGCCAGGAAGAAGAGCATGAGAGGCATTTGATGTCAATACTTGGTGCCACAAGACACAAGGCACATGCTTTTATGTGTGGACTCTTCACGGGCCCAGAACAGAGGAAACAACCAGTGTTATCTTTTGTGAGGGAATTTTTCCAAGGTATTGATTATGAGTTGGAAGAGGGACCTGCTAAGTACTTTGTTAATGTTCTTCTCAACTACCTTGTTCTTATGGGGCAGATAAATCGAGCCCGGTGTGTTTGGAAAGTTGCCTACGAGAATAAGCTTTTCCCAAAGGCAATAGTATTTGATCAGCAAATTGCTTGGTCCCTGGACGTCAGGAACTTATCAGTTGGAGCTGCTCTGATAGCAGTTGTGCATACTCTCCATAGGTTCAGAAAACGAATGTTATATTATGGTGTCATCCCAAGACGCATTAAATTGGTCACAGGACCGACTTTGAAGATAGTGGTTGCACAGATATTGAACTCGGTGGAATCTCCATTCGAGGTTAGCAAAGTGGTGCTGAGGGCACCGGGAGATGCTGTCATGGAGTGGTTTAAGAAACCCATTGTTCAACAGTTTCTTCTGAATGAGATTCCGTCAAGGTCCGATATCCTGATGCACAAGATGAACACTCTTTTTCCTAGTTCTGCACCTGAATTAAGATCTCTGGCCCCTCCCAAAATACTCATGCCAAGGAAAGCAATGTAA